In Halapricum desulfuricans, a single window of DNA contains:
- a CDS encoding redox-regulated ATPase YchF, translating to MLSIALAGKPNAGKSTFYQAATMAEVDVGNYPFTTIDANRGVTHVRTDCPCLDLQQRCGNEHCHDGKRYVPVELLDVAGLVPGAHEGRGLGNQFLDELSNADVILHVVDAAGATDEEGEPVEVGEHDPLSDLDFIETELDLWLASIVDRNWESVERASRSPDFDLDEALVDLLSGVGASELDVSRALRELDHPEDPLQWADNHREALAEDIRQRTKPIVVVANKADIAPEENLQRLREAADAVVPATADGELALRKAAEGGVIEYDPGDADFEIVGDVSEQQQRGLERIREVMAEWGGTGIQEALDYAVYDLLDHITVYPVQDATHWTDGQGNVLPDAFLLPSGSTPTDLAYAVHSDIGDGYLHAVDAREDMRISDEQALEEGDVIKVVSTAN from the coding sequence ATGCTCTCGATCGCGCTTGCCGGAAAGCCCAACGCCGGCAAGTCAACCTTCTATCAGGCGGCGACGATGGCCGAGGTCGACGTGGGCAACTACCCGTTCACGACGATCGACGCCAACCGCGGGGTCACCCACGTTCGAACGGACTGTCCCTGTCTCGACCTGCAGCAGCGTTGCGGGAACGAGCACTGCCACGACGGCAAGCGCTACGTCCCCGTCGAGTTGCTCGACGTCGCGGGGCTAGTCCCGGGCGCGCACGAGGGGCGGGGGCTGGGCAACCAGTTCCTGGACGAACTCTCGAACGCCGACGTCATCCTGCACGTCGTCGACGCGGCGGGCGCGACCGACGAGGAGGGCGAACCGGTCGAGGTCGGCGAGCACGACCCCCTCTCCGATCTGGACTTCATCGAGACGGAACTTGACCTGTGGCTGGCCAGCATCGTCGATCGCAACTGGGAGTCGGTCGAGCGCGCTTCCCGGTCGCCCGACTTCGATCTGGACGAGGCACTGGTCGATCTGCTCAGCGGCGTCGGCGCGAGCGAACTCGACGTCTCGCGAGCGCTGCGCGAACTCGACCACCCGGAGGACCCGCTCCAGTGGGCCGACAACCACCGCGAGGCGCTGGCCGAGGACATCCGCCAGCGGACGAAGCCGATCGTCGTCGTCGCCAACAAGGCCGACATCGCGCCCGAGGAGAACCTGCAACGACTGCGGGAGGCCGCCGACGCGGTCGTTCCCGCGACGGCGGACGGCGAACTCGCACTCAGGAAGGCCGCCGAGGGCGGCGTCATCGAGTACGATCCCGGCGACGCGGACTTCGAGATCGTCGGCGACGTGAGCGAACAGCAACAGCGAGGGTTAGAGCGGATCCGTGAGGTCATGGCCGAGTGGGGCGGTACCGGGATTCAGGAGGCGCTCGATTACGCCGTCTACGACCTGCTCGATCACATTACGGTCTATCCCGTGCAGGACGCGACTCACTGGACGGACGGGCAGGGCAACGTCCTGCCCGACGCCTTCCTCCTGCCGAGCGGTTCGACCCCCACGGATCTGGCTTACGCCGTCCACTCCGACATCGGCGACGGCTATCTCCACGCCGTCGACGCCCGCGAGGACATGCGCATCAGCGACGAGCAAGCGCTCGAAGAGGGCGACGTCATCAAGGTCGTCTCGACGGCGAACTAG
- a CDS encoding NAD(P)/FAD-dependent oxidoreductase, protein MRVAVFGGGYAGLPLVRRLERRLPATDEIVLFDESPTHTVRHEVHRVVRRPDIAEAIALPFEEVLDRARHRQKRVAEIDPDRQVATLSDGETVEYDAGAVALGVETEFYGLEGVREHATPLRTIEHARQVRAGALETFEGDGRIVVGGAGLSGIQVAGELAALAGEQDADATVTVLEQADTIAPGFPADMRRALREELDARGIEVRTGSGVKRADDATIALEDGSELAYDQFVWTGGIRGTEAVSHRPAVPATLRLADRTFALGDAARVTDIDGRPAPASAHTAIRQAPVAAENLAALLAYDREGARGLEPRLERYDYDQLGWLVSVGDGAVAKVGPQVLRGAAATTVKRSVGVGYLTSIGAVRDAVELLAEELQ, encoded by the coding sequence ATGCGAGTTGCAGTCTTCGGCGGCGGCTACGCCGGCCTTCCGCTCGTTCGCAGGCTCGAACGGCGGCTCCCGGCGACAGACGAGATCGTTCTCTTCGACGAGAGCCCGACCCACACCGTGCGCCACGAGGTGCATCGCGTCGTGCGACGGCCCGACATCGCCGAGGCGATCGCGTTGCCTTTCGAGGAGGTGCTCGATCGCGCCCGCCACCGCCAGAAACGGGTAGCGGAGATCGACCCCGATCGGCAGGTCGCGACGCTTTCCGACGGCGAGACGGTCGAGTACGACGCGGGCGCAGTCGCGCTCGGCGTCGAGACGGAGTTCTACGGACTGGAAGGGGTCCGCGAGCACGCGACCCCGTTGCGGACGATCGAACACGCCCGACAGGTCCGGGCCGGGGCACTCGAGACGTTTGAGGGCGACGGCCGGATCGTCGTCGGCGGCGCGGGACTGTCGGGGATTCAGGTCGCGGGCGAACTCGCGGCGCTGGCTGGCGAGCAGGACGCCGACGCGACGGTGACGGTGCTCGAACAGGCCGACACGATCGCGCCCGGGTTCCCCGCGGACATGCGCCGCGCGCTCCGGGAGGAGCTGGACGCTCGCGGGATCGAGGTCCGGACCGGATCGGGCGTCAAGCGAGCGGACGACGCGACGATCGCGCTCGAAGACGGGTCGGAACTCGCCTACGACCAGTTCGTCTGGACCGGCGGAATCCGGGGGACCGAGGCCGTCTCTCACCGGCCGGCGGTCCCGGCGACGCTTCGACTGGCGGACCGGACGTTCGCGCTCGGTGACGCGGCCCGAGTGACCGACATCGACGGCCGTCCCGCCCCTGCGAGCGCACACACCGCGATCAGGCAGGCCCCGGTCGCCGCGGAGAACCTCGCGGCGTTGCTCGCGTACGACCGCGAGGGCGCGCGCGGGCTCGAGCCCCGGCTCGAACGATACGACTACGATCAGCTCGGGTGGCTGGTCAGCGTTGGCGACGGTGCCGTCGCGAAGGTCGGTCCGCAGGTCCTCCGCGGCGCGGCGGCGACAACGGTCAAGCGATCGGTTGGTGTCGGGTACCTGACCTCGATCGGTGCCGTCCGAGATGCGGTCGAACTGCTCGCCGAAGAGTTGCAGTGA
- a CDS encoding chemotaxis protein CheW — MTDDDDDRMERAKRIRRMREGRRTGSADHDEADSDDGGADSDGANPMDDGDSNGADSGDGAESPNPSETAMTDDVPDESEWFEESSGTTGSDSSSDESATPDSSRDDTPGSEPGDDAAAAVSSAAAAAAAFEDDTGDSESNGGETSPADDEDDVQQANDGTSETDQPMEIEGPAATQSEETERTDEEIRVLEFRLGDEQYCLNIQHVEEIVKEETVTRVPNTPEHVRGVVDLRGQITTILDPKVSLGIDETDDEQLIVVFDEGTFDEQGHVGWVVDEVRQVMPITESEVKDSPLDEQAVNGVVERDGEFVIWAEPEVALLDD, encoded by the coding sequence ATGACTGACGACGATGACGACCGCATGGAACGGGCGAAACGTATCCGACGAATGCGCGAGGGGCGTCGCACCGGTTCGGCCGACCACGACGAGGCCGACTCGGACGATGGCGGCGCTGACTCTGACGGAGCCAACCCGATGGACGATGGGGACTCGAACGGCGCCGATTCGGGCGACGGGGCCGAGAGCCCGAATCCGTCCGAAACTGCCATGACCGACGACGTGCCGGACGAGTCAGAGTGGTTCGAGGAGTCATCCGGCACAACCGGATCGGATTCGTCGTCCGACGAGAGCGCCACACCCGACTCGAGCCGGGACGACACGCCCGGTTCCGAACCGGGAGACGACGCGGCGGCGGCTGTCTCGTCCGCGGCCGCAGCTGCGGCGGCGTTTGAGGACGATACCGGAGACAGCGAGTCGAACGGGGGCGAAACGAGCCCCGCGGACGACGAGGACGACGTACAGCAAGCCAACGACGGCACGTCCGAAACCGACCAGCCGATGGAGATCGAGGGGCCCGCGGCAACACAGTCAGAGGAAACAGAACGCACAGACGAGGAGATCCGCGTGCTGGAGTTCCGCCTCGGGGACGAGCAGTACTGTCTGAACATCCAGCACGTCGAGGAGATCGTCAAAGAGGAGACGGTCACGCGCGTGCCGAACACCCCGGAACACGTTCGCGGCGTCGTCGATCTCCGGGGCCAGATCACCACGATTCTCGATCCGAAGGTGTCGCTGGGAATCGACGAGACCGACGACGAACAGTTGATCGTCGTCTTCGACGAAGGGACCTTCGACGAACAGGGCCACGTCGGCTGGGTCGTCGACGAGGTCCGGCAGGTCATGCCGATCACGGAATCGGAGGTCAAGGATTCGCCGCTCGACGAACAGGCGGTCAACGGCGTCGTCGAACGCGACGGCGAGTTCGTGATCTGGGCCGAACCCGAGGTCGCGCTCCTCGACGACTGA
- a CDS encoding ParA family protein has translation MSSDTRSARVCVTNAKGGTGKTTIAINVAGALNERGRDVLFVDLDPQGNATEGLGLLDAYDRAPPTFFDVLTDHRQRDRAGELVVEHGEMDVLPSNIDLLQAEHELTIADLVARVKDDPELAVDPSALASLGINVTPESVSGPHALDVLDEALAGIEDEYDYVIIDSPPFYGKLTDTGIYAAQHILVPALTEATSERAIELLIDQMAALEGQTGITVETMGVVANRVEKTNEDRQMLAWLNEVFDEFPVWEVRKRVALQRAFKAGKSVFAADEQVDMADVFLDIAAAFDERFGFASDSTHEVTHD, from the coding sequence ATGAGCTCCGACACGCGGTCCGCGCGAGTGTGCGTCACGAACGCCAAGGGCGGGACCGGCAAGACGACGATCGCGATCAACGTCGCGGGGGCGCTCAACGAGCGTGGCCGCGACGTCCTGTTCGTCGATCTCGACCCGCAGGGCAACGCGACGGAGGGGCTGGGCTTGCTTGACGCCTACGACAGGGCGCCGCCCACGTTCTTCGACGTGTTGACCGACCATCGCCAGCGCGATCGGGCCGGCGAGTTGGTCGTCGAGCACGGGGAGATGGACGTCCTGCCGAGCAACATCGACCTCCTGCAGGCCGAACACGAGCTGACGATCGCCGACCTCGTCGCTCGCGTCAAAGACGACCCCGAACTCGCGGTCGATCCGTCGGCGCTGGCCTCGCTGGGGATCAACGTCACTCCGGAATCGGTCTCGGGCCCGCACGCGCTGGACGTGCTCGACGAGGCGCTGGCGGGCATCGAAGACGAGTACGACTACGTGATCATCGACTCGCCGCCGTTTTACGGCAAACTGACTGACACCGGGATCTACGCGGCCCAGCACATTCTGGTGCCGGCGCTGACGGAGGCGACCTCCGAGCGGGCGATCGAGCTGCTCATCGACCAGATGGCGGCGCTGGAGGGACAGACCGGCATCACCGTCGAGACGATGGGCGTCGTCGCCAATCGCGTCGAGAAGACCAACGAAGACCGACAAATGCTGGCGTGGCTCAACGAGGTCTTCGACGAGTTCCCGGTCTGGGAAGTCCGAAAACGGGTCGCGCTACAGCGCGCGTTCAAGGCGGGGAAATCGGTGTTCGCCGCGGACGAGCAGGTCGACATGGCGGACGTCTTTCTGGACATCGCCGCGGCGTTCGACGAGCGGTTCGGATTCGCCAGCGACAGTACACACGAGGTAACACATGACTGA